In Acidobacteriota bacterium, the sequence TTCGATCCGCGCCAGGACCTTGTCCAGGTGCTCCTTGAGGTGTGACGTAGACGGCTGACGTTTCTTGAGCTCGACCGACTCCCACAGATCCCGTTCCTGCTGGAGAACCTCGGTACGAAGGCGAAGTCCGTGCCGTTCGAGAATCGGTCCGATGCGGTGCCGGTTTCGAAACAGTTTGTTTCGAATGCTCTGGTAGGCGTGCTCGCAGACCTTTTTGCGATTCGAGAACGAAAAGACGTTCGTGAAGAACATGTCGTAGTCGTCCCGGCGAGGTTCGAACACCAGTACGTCGCGGTCGGAGTATAGAGCTTCGTAAGCGGCCAGTCCGGCCCCCATACGGGAGTGAACGAGGGTGCGAAACGTCTGCGCCAGCACCGTTGGCAATCCATGATCGACCAGGCGGCCCCGCCGCATGACGCCGACGTCGACCGATCGAATGGTATCCACCGGAACGATCGGGTTGACGCAGAGAACGAGCTCAGCACCTTCTTCGAGGGCGACTGAAGCGTGCACTGTCTTGAGGAGAACTCCGTCCACGTAGTGACGGCCGTCGATCATCACCGGCGGGTATAACCCTGGCAGGGCGGTCGAAGCTTGGACGGCCCTCGAGATTGGTACGTGGTTGAGCCCCGGTTCGCCAAAGCGGACCGGGCGCCCAGAATCGAGATCGGTCGCGACCAACACCAGCTTTCGCCTGAGCTTGCGAAAATCGTCGGTTCGTCCGGGCTTGCTGAAAATCTTCTCGAGATATGCCTGGATCGGGTCGTTATTGAACAGACCGACTGGTAGAGCCCGTGACAAGCGGGTCATGGGCTCGAACAGGCCCGAGTCGGCAGGGTGGGCGAGCATGTGCCACAGACCCTCTGCCAGGAATTTCGGGGCCTTGAGGCTACTACGAACCAACTCGCCGACGGCTGGCGTCAGGAAATTTTCAGGGACAAAGGGATGTTCGCCCGGCTCGTGTTTGACGATCGCCCTGCACATTTGTGCAGTCGAAAGATTGTTGGCGAGGCATGAAGAGATGAACGCCCCGGCGCTGACGCCAACGTAGATGTGGAGGTCATTGAGGTCGAGTCCTTCGATCGATTCATCGAGGGCGCGCACCGCTCCAATTTCGTAGATCGACCCCGCCGGACCGCCGCCGGCGAGGGCGAGCCCAATCTTGTCTGTGGCTGTGTGCGAGGCAATCACGCGTGATTCTCCTCGTGCTCATTTCGGTGTGGCTGTGCAAGGTCGTGGCGAAATGCCACCAACAGATCGAAGACGCTGATCAGGGTCAATCCTCGGAGTCGGAGATATCTTTCACGACTGCCTGACGGTTGGTGTCAATGGCGGCAAGCGAGCTTTCGAGCTCGTCGAGGCGTTCGCGAAGCCGAACCATTTCCTCTCTCGCACGACGCACCGGACCGATGCGGTCGATCGATGCCTGCACCAACCTGTCCATCCGATTTTGGAGCTGCTCGACTCCAGAGGAAACGGCCTGTTCGCCGATCCTGATCAGTTCGTGCAGGAGCTCATTGGGGAGCAATGCGGTGCCCTTTCGACCTTCTTCCGAGATGATCTGGGTCAGGGTCTGGGAGGTGACGTCATCCGAGGTCTTGTTGTCGATGACCCGAATTTGTTGTCCTGCCCGAATCCATCCTGCCAGCTCGTCGAGCGAGACGTAGCGGCTTTCCTCGGTATCGTAGAGCTTTCTGCTGCCGTACCGTTTGATCAATCTGATCATGAGCTCACCTCAGTTCCGCAGGATTACTGAGCGGCAAATTGCCGCCCTGCGGCGTTCACAGAAGATATACCGCCGTGCGCCAACCGTGTCAAGGCATTCTCTGGATCCCGATATTCAAATGAAGCGTGCAAAATACTGATGAATATGCATTTCTGAGGAATTCTCTGTTGAAAAACTGCAGTTCGATACATGCGCGATGCAAAGGGTTTGTGATTGTGGAAGAATGCCGCAATGCGGCATGTCTCAAGCAATGAGAAAAGGCAGGCTATATTTTGAGCGGCTCGGGGTATGCGATGCCCCAGCCCTGCCCATAGTCGACGCCGATCTCTTTCAGGACCTTTTCGATCTCGGGGTTCTCGACCCATTCGCCGATCGTCTGAATCCCCATCGACTCGCCGATGCGATGAATTGCCGCAACCATCTCGCGCTGAATGGGATCACGAGCGATCTCCCGAACTAGCCCTCCGTCAATTTTGAGGAAATCGATGTCGAGATTCCGGAGATAACGAAAGGACGAAAGACCGCTGCCGAAGTCATCGAGGATGAATTGACACCCTCGTCGGCGAAGAACCCTCATGAACTCGAGAGCGTCCGCGAGGTTGGAGATCGCTGCCGTTTCGGTAATCTCGAAAAGAACAGTCTCCGGAGCGATCTGCAGACGGTCAAACTGACCGAGTATGAGATTCTTGAGCTCGGTGTTGGCGAAGCTCTGGCCAGAGAGGTTGATGGTGAACCTGGTTTTGGATTCACGTGCGATGTCAGCTGAGCTGATGGCTTCGAGCGCCGCGCCGACAACCCAGAGATCGATCGCGGGCATCATCCGATACCGTTCTGCGGCGGTAATGAATTGAGTCGGTGCAACGATCTTGCCCTCGACGTCGACGAGACGCAGCAACAGCTCGTTGAAATGTGGTGAATCGGGATTCTGGAGCGGTCGAATTCGCTGCACGAACAACTCGAAGCGGTTCTCGTGGAGCGCTCGGTTGATCTTCTCCACCCACCGCATTTCGGTGTGACGGACCCGCACTGCCGAATCGTCAACACGGGTGATGTGGATCTCGTTTCGGCCCCTGTCCTTGGCGACGTAGCACGCGGAATCCGCTGCGCTCAAGAGCTCAGACAGATTCCCGTTGCCGCCGACGACCGGAACCATACCAATGCTGGCGGCAACCTCGAAGATCTGATCCTCCCATTGAAAACGATACTGCCGAACCGCATCGATCATGGTCTGGGCGTGTTCACCCGCCTCATCCGGGTCGCAATTCGTGAACAGGATGCCAAACTCATCTCCACCGAGGCGAGCGAGGGTGGCGCCACTCGGAATGACCGCGCTGAGTACAGAGGTGAGCTGGCGCAGGAGCTCGTCCCCAGCGCCATGGCCGCAGGTGTCGTTGACGACCTTGAACTCGTCGAGATCGAGATAGCAGAGAATGTGCTGGCGAAAGCTGTTGGCGGCGTCCGTGATGGCTTCCCCAAGCCGGGATTCGAACTCCCGCCGATTGATCAGGCCGGTCAATGGATCGTGGGTCGCGAGATGTTCCATCCGGCGCTGAAGGGTTCGGAGCTGCGTGACGTTGGTGAACACCAGCACCGCTCCCACCAGGTCCCCGTTTTCGGCGACTATGGGCGCTGCGCTCTCCCGGACAGCAAGCTCCGATCCGTCCTCGAGAACCAGGAGCGAGGCCTCTGCAGGCTCGAGAACGTGACGCGATGACAGGCATTGCTCGACGACGTTGGGCTTCGGTGTTCTGGTCTCGGGTGCGATGCTCCGATAAAACCTCGAGAGCATCTGTCCCCTCACCTGCGGGAGTCGAATGCCCAGGAGGCGCTCGGCCGTCGGGTTGAGGAAATCGATTCGCCCAGCCGCATCGGTCCTCGCCACCCCGTCACTGATCGACGAGAGCGTGACCTGCGCATGCTCCTTTTCGCGCTGGAGCTCGTGTTCGGCAAGCTTCCTCTTCGTGATGTCGGCCGAAACGCCAACGACTTTTTCTATCCGTCCGTCAGCGTCCCTCTGGACAAGGCCACGAACCAGTGCCCACACGGTTCCCTTTCCAGGGATCTCGAAACGGTGTTCGATTTCGTACGGTTTCCCGGTCGAGAAGACCTTGCTGAAGGTACTCGAGATGAGATGGTGGTCCGCTACCGGAATGAATTCCAGCAGCTCCGCTCCGGTCTTCGGAAGAATGCTCGCTGGCACGCCGAACACCTCTGCCGTGCTGTTCGAGAAGGTGAGCGAGTCGTCCTCGGGAACCCATTCCCATGCTGTGCTGTGGCCGGCGCGATGGGCGAGCTCGAGCCATTCGCGGCTGGCAGCGAGCTCGAGCTCGGTGCGCAGGCGATAAATCGCTGAACCGAGGATTTCGGTGGCGCCGTGAAAGAAATCGATATGAGCGGGCTTCCAATCCTGTTTCTGCCTGGTAGCGCCGAAGCAGGTCATGGCCTGCAGTTCGCCGTCCGAAACCAACGGGACGCAGACGACCGATTGCAGTCGTTGCTCCTCGAAGAATCGTCGCTCGGCCTCTGCTTCGGAGGGGAATTCGTCCGAGGCAGAAAGGTGGACTGTCTCGCGACGCGCGAGACGTTCGGCAAGCCAACTCATCTGATCGGTCGGCTGGCCTTTGATTCCGTTCGGCTTCCAGGAGACTTCGTCTTCTGAGAACGTGTGCGCGGAGGCGATCTTCTTCGA encodes:
- a CDS encoding polyhydroxyalkanoate synthesis regulator DNA-binding domain-containing protein: MIRLIKRYGSRKLYDTEESRYVSLDELAGWIRAGQQIRVIDNKTSDDVTSQTLTQIISEEGRKGTALLPNELLHELIRIGEQAVSSGVEQLQNRMDRLVQASIDRIGPVRRAREEMVRLRERLDELESSLAAIDTNRQAVVKDISDSED
- a CDS encoding patatin-like phospholipase family protein: MIASHTATDKIGLALAGGGPAGSIYEIGAVRALDESIEGLDLNDLHIYVGVSAGAFISSCLANNLSTAQMCRAIVKHEPGEHPFVPENFLTPAVGELVRSSLKAPKFLAEGLWHMLAHPADSGLFEPMTRLSRALPVGLFNNDPIQAYLEKIFSKPGRTDDFRKLRRKLVLVATDLDSGRPVRFGEPGLNHVPISRAVQASTALPGLYPPVMIDGRHYVDGVLLKTVHASVALEEGAELVLCVNPIVPVDTIRSVDVGVMRRGRLVDHGLPTVLAQTFRTLVHSRMGAGLAAYEALYSDRDVLVFEPRRDDYDMFFTNVFSFSNRKKVCEHAYQSIRNKLFRNRHRIGPILERHGLRLRTEVLQQERDLWESVELKKRQPSTSHLKEHLDKVLARIEHYVAEQS
- a CDS encoding EAL domain-containing protein produces the protein MSSFESSIVDLGEERFPHFERLLTSISHHFLRLEAQNLEVGIVGALRSICEATGADRGALLEITSNGSKKIASAHTFSEDEVSWKPNGIKGQPTDQMSWLAERLARRETVHLSASDEFPSEAEAERRFFEEQRLQSVVCVPLVSDGELQAMTCFGATRQKQDWKPAHIDFFHGATEILGSAIYRLRTELELAASREWLELAHRAGHSTAWEWVPEDDSLTFSNSTAEVFGVPASILPKTGAELLEFIPVADHHLISSTFSKVFSTGKPYEIEHRFEIPGKGTVWALVRGLVQRDADGRIEKVVGVSADITKRKLAEHELQREKEHAQVTLSSISDGVARTDAAGRIDFLNPTAERLLGIRLPQVRGQMLSRFYRSIAPETRTPKPNVVEQCLSSRHVLEPAEASLLVLEDGSELAVRESAAPIVAENGDLVGAVLVFTNVTQLRTLQRRMEHLATHDPLTGLINRREFESRLGEAITDAANSFRQHILCYLDLDEFKVVNDTCGHGAGDELLRQLTSVLSAVIPSGATLARLGGDEFGILFTNCDPDEAGEHAQTMIDAVRQYRFQWEDQIFEVAASIGMVPVVGGNGNLSELLSAADSACYVAKDRGRNEIHITRVDDSAVRVRHTEMRWVEKINRALHENRFELFVQRIRPLQNPDSPHFNELLLRLVDVEGKIVAPTQFITAAERYRMMPAIDLWVVGAALEAISSADIARESKTRFTINLSGQSFANTELKNLILGQFDRLQIAPETVLFEITETAAISNLADALEFMRVLRRRGCQFILDDFGSGLSSFRYLRNLDIDFLKIDGGLVREIARDPIQREMVAAIHRIGESMGIQTIGEWVENPEIEKVLKEIGVDYGQGWGIAYPEPLKI